From one Coffea eugenioides isolate CCC68of chromosome 11, Ceug_1.0, whole genome shotgun sequence genomic stretch:
- the LOC113751282 gene encoding 40S ribosomal protein S2-3-like: protein MAERGAGDRGGFGRGFGGRGDRGGRGGRGRGGRRGGRRETEEEKWVPVTKLGRLVKDGQIRSLEQIYLHSLPIKEYQIIDTLVGPSLKDEVMKIMPVQKQTRAGQRTRFKAFVVVGDGNGHVGLGVKCAKEVATAIRGAIILAKLSLIPVRRGYWGNKIGKPHTVPCKVTGKCGSVTVRMVPAPRGAGIVAARVPKKVLQFAGIEDVFTSSRGSTKTLGNFVKATFECLLKTYGFLTPDFWRETRFTKSPYQEFTDLLSAKPTAKIAYIEDSAPERVEA, encoded by the exons ATGGCTGAGAGAGGCGCAGGAGACCGCGGCGGCTTCGGCAGAGGCTTCGGTGGCCGAGGAGACAGAGGAGGAAGAGGCGGCCGCGGACGCGGTGGCCGCAGAGGAGGCCGCCGTGAAACCGAGGAGGAGAAATGGGTCCCCGTCACGAAGCTCGGCCGTCTGGTGAAGGACGGCCAAATTCGCTCATTGGAGCAAATCTATCTTCACTCTCTCCCAATCAAGGAGTACCAAATCATTGATACTCTGGTCGGCCCTTCGTTGAAGGATGAGGTTATGAAGATCATGCCGGTCCAGAAACAGACCCGGGCTGGTCAGAGGACCCGGTTCAAGGCCTTTGTGGTGGTCGGAGACGGAAACGGCCATGTGGGATTGGGTGTCAAGTGTGCTAAGGAAGTGGCGACTGCGATTCGTGGGGCTATTATTTTGGCTAAGTTGTCTTTGATTCCGGTGAGGAGAGGATATTGGGGGAATAAGATCGGGAAGCCCCATACTGTGCCGTGTAAGGTTACCGGGAAATGTGGGTCTGTTACTGTGAGAATGGTTCCGGCGCCAAGGGGAGCTGGAATTGTAGCTGCTAGGGTTCCTAAGAAGGTTCTTCAATTCGCTGGTATTGAGGATGTTTTTACCTCTTCCCGTGGATCTACCAAAACCCTCGGCAACTTCGTCAAG GCTACTTTTGAATGTCTGTTGAAGACTTATGGGTTCCTAACCCCCGACTTCTGGAGAGAAACTCGCTTCACAAAGTCTCCATACCAAGAGTTCACCGATTTGCTGTCAGCTAAGCCCACTGCGAAAATTGCCTATATAGAGGATTCTGCTCCTGAGAGGGTTGAGGCCTAA